The stretch of DNA gTTGTTTAGAACATAACGCTCTACTAAGCATAAAAAAGGCACCTAAAAGTAGCGTTTCCGAagcattgttaattttatttactcacatgtgaaaaattatagatgtatTTATGGATTTCGATTTTGATCGACCACAAATTTTGCAactacctttttttttttttttttttttttaaataattacaatataaaaggTCTGTTCCTTTTAGCtaaactggctgcactagttcagagtttatctttctcctttcaatgtagagggaaaaagataaactctgaactagtgcagccagttcaatAAAAAACCCGGGTATTCTCTGAGGGTGGTGCTCTAGGGGACTCATTAGAGGAAAGCAAACCTCAATAAAAAACTCGGGCCCACCGGGCATGTTAGCCCAGTGGGACAGCCGGTCGAGGGGGGAAGCCTGGTTAAAAAGCCTATGGAGATGGAAAACTCCGAATCAAACCGGGGACTTGACCAGTTTTGTCAGCACTCCGGTGCTTAGGCATAACGGCCGGCCCTCATTGCACGTGGAGGGCGGCTCCTCATATCGGGGGGTTAAAGTTATGGGTcgccattatttttttttgtttgaaaccGAGTACCTACGTCGATGCGTCTCGTTGAGAAAAGCAACTTTGGTCCTATAAACATACAGCGGACAACGAATATTTACGGAGTTATAGCTTTTTTTCATCGCCGATTTTTTGGTTATCGGGGCCTACAACTCGAAAACTATAGGAGATAGAAGATCGGATCATAGCACCTTATTGGCAGGGTATCGAGAGATCTTTCAATCCCACCAGGCGGTTTTTcgaaattcgtaaatttttgaaaaaaatttgggATGTTGGGGGTAATGGGTCACTACCATTTTCGTTTGAAACCGAGTATCTACGTCGATGCGTCTCGTCGAGACAAGCAACTTTGGTCCTATAAACATACAGCGGCCAACTAATAACTACGGAGTTATAGCTCTTTCTCGTCgccaattttttgtttttttttgttttttttttgttttttttgttatcggGGCTTATAACTCGGAAATTATAAGAGATAGAAGATCGGACTACAGAACCTTATTCGCAGCGCATCGAGAGAGGTCTTTCAATCCTTCCAGGCGCTTTTTcaaaattcgtaaatttatgAAGAACTTGGAGAGGTTTTCTCTTATATCTCCGCAGAAGTTATCGCTAGAGTCTCGAGGATGGTGCTATTCGACGCAAGTCGATCCTTTCCCACATATTCCTTCATACAACATCGGGGAATTTGCCGTTTTttggtaaaaattaaaaaacgttGTTCGACAAACAAACTTAATTACTCCTATTTCTAGCTCATCTGCCAAGTGTTCTCTACCACCagatacaattttatacatcAACACAAACGTTCCCTCCATTTTTCTCAACTTTTtgtccaaatttttttttttatttttgataaaaaaactcAATTTCTCCTATGCCAACCTTCTCTGCCAAGTGTTCTCTACCACcaggtaaaattttatacatcaaaatatcGATCTCTCCATTTACTGAGATGCATGTGAATCGACCTTAATGTTCGGCGCCGGCGATCTCGTTACATCATGTTTGCTtatctgtaatatttattaccaCGGTTCGTGAAATGCGCGCGCGATATTTCGTTGATTCGTGCCGCTGTATCGATGCTTCGTCCGCGTATCGTCTGTGGGTTTGCGATTCTTCTTTCTCCATCCATTTTCTCGCGCCTACGAGTGCTCCTGCGTCATCTCTGCAAAAGAAAAGGGTAATGGGAATCCCGGAGATAcaaaatgtcgaaaaaaaaGTGAGCAGGTAGATCGATAGTACTCGTCGAGACAAGCAACTTTGGCCCTATGAACTATACGGCGGCAAAGCTCGGTTTGGGCTCACGAGCCCCCGAAAGATTTCGATCGTCGACCTTTTTAATTCGGTAACTCGGTAATTACGGGAGATGGAGGGTCGGACCTCAGGACCTTAATCGGAGGGCACGGGGAGGTGTTTCGAACGCGCGCGGCCGTTTGccgaaattgtaaaattttttttctcttttcaccCTTCATCCCTTATATCTCGGCGGGGGTTGGTCGGACGGCCTCGGGACCGGTGGCATTCGACGCAACTCGACCCTTTCCCACGCTACCCTCTATACAAGCGTCTATCTCGAAGGGTTTCCGAGATAATTGGAGACAAAGAATTTTCTCGTAAGCGACTTTCGtacgaattaattatattaattattttttttcaggttCCGAAAAGTGGGGTCCCACGTGTTCGGGAGGTCGAGAAACGTCGTTGGAACCCGCGAGTTTgggaagtttttttttttttttttttttttttttttccccttcaCAGGTCAGGCGAgactttgaaaatttctaattacaaGTATTAGTGAGGTTGTAATATGTTGTAATATGTTGCCAGATGAAAGTGAATTTAGAGGTGATTCGCAGGGCGAGCACTATTCTATCTATAAAGGCGTCATCCAACGAGGATCCGGATTATTGGAAAGccaaattttatgaaatggaAAAGATTGCAATGGAGGAAAAATGCAAATCAAATGCCTATGAAACTGAACTAAAAGAGGTCAAAAGGACCTCCACAATTAAAGCGTCTTACGATATAGAAACATCGGATGCTCTTGATGATGACCTGTTGCGTTCTGCTTCTTCTCATCAGGAGACAAAGAGTGTTTCTCTCAGGAACAGAGAAGTGGTTATGGATACTAACAAAAGACCTGAAGAAGAATGGAATAACTCATCTAGAAATAAAATGGACAGACTTGATATGGATCTGGCCATGATACGCACCTTGGATAAACTTGGTGAAGGGATGTCACACCTGATTAGGGAAACGAGATTGCTGAGGGAAGACCTAGGCACGCCACGTGAAGTCGTTGGCCCGGTCACGAGTGGCACTCCGGTGATGGCTGCAtctggaaaaaagaaaagaaacattaataaattaagtgaTATTGAGTGGGAAGATAATAAATCTCTAAAGTCGGGAGCGTTGCGTAaggctaataataataataataagaaggggaataaaactaaaaatgataatattacacGAACCGAGCAGGGGGAGGATTCGGCTACTTCAACCGATCTCCTTCAACCTAAACTTAGAAAAGAAGTTGTCTTTGTGGAGGACACACGCGGTAGGCACCTGAATAAAGTGAACCCGTCGTATTTGATGACAAGTGTCAGTGAAGACGAAATAATCAATCATAATAGTAGGTATGAACAAGGTAGATTATCAGTGAATAACTCTGTAACTAAACGTTCTTATAAAGAGGTGGTTGAGTCTAGTCCCAGACGGGATCCGAAGAGAAGTGTTCCGCGGATTTCAGAAGGTAGAGAGACATTAAGCTCCCTGAAAAAAAAGTACCTAGTACAGCAGAAGTTTCTATACTCTTAGATGAATCTGAATTGACGTACTCTAGTTTGTTAAGCAGGGCAAGGGAAAAAATGTCGCTCAGTGATCTGAACATCTCGGACACTCGCTTAAAAAGGGCAGCAAATGGGGGAATTATATTAGAGATTCCCGGGGATGATGCGGGAGCTAAAGTGGACAGACTCTGTGACAAGCTCAGGGCTCTGTTCGTTGACGATAAGGGTGTCTTTATTCGAAGACCGACTAAATTAACACAACTTAGGGTATCGGGAATGGATGACTCTATCACTGTTTCGGAGATAAAAGATCATTTGTCGCGAATTGGTGAGTGCACTGTAGGTGACATTTCGTGTGGAAACATTAGATACGTTCGGGGAGGCCTGGGGGTATTATTTCTAAGATGCCCAGTCTCGACAGCTGTTAAAATGCTCGAATCtgagaaaatgaatattgGTTGGTCGACCATCCGGGTGGAAGCACTTAGGGCAAGGCCACTGCAATGCTTCCGCTGTTTAGCAGTGAGGCATACCGTGCAGAGGTGCCCGAGTACGGTGATACGGCGTTTCAGCTGCTATCGTTGCGGAGAGACAGACCATAAGGCTTCGGAATGCGCTAATAAGATAAATTGCCCCGTGTGCAGAGACAGGGGCCTGAGCTCGGGACACTTGGTCGGCAGTGTTGCGTGTAAACCTGTCCCACCGGTAAGGATTGTTCGCTCTGTAGCGAACGAAGAATCGGCGAATCGCATCCAGCAGGGGAAACCAGGTCCTTTTGAACCTGAAACAatgaaaagagataaaaatccGGCAGATAATAAGAAAGATAACAAAGtggggagagaaaaaaaaaaaaaaaaaaaaaaagaccaGGGCTGAAAGAGTCGCTGATCTTGACCTCGATGCTCCTTCTACTTCCAGAGAGGGATTTGGTGGCGACACGGGGAAATCTCGACGGCGGATTCCCTCGGATTCATCCATCGATGATGACATGGACATGGACATGGACATGGAATTCATGGAGGCAGATATGTTTCCATTTTGAGAGGTTTTCATCCAGAGAgtgtaaataaatagtaaGGGTGCCTCTTCCGCATATCCCGCTGGGAAACAGCTTATGTGCATCATCATATGGTAGTTATGTCAAGTTACAGGGGCGCTATAGTCATAAGAGTGTTGTACAACTTAGACATAgagaacatttatatttataaggTTTAGTTAGTTTTAGCTTAAGTTTAGTTTagttaattagttaattaattaattaaattaaaagaacttGATTCAATTGAAGTAAGACAGTAATATGGAcgtacttatatatatatatatatatatatataaacatggTAGTTGGAGGGAAGGGTGTGTATGCCCCAACAGCAGAGGCAGGAAAGTATATGTGACAGAGGGCCGCAGGCGCACAAACATACTTCGCTCAGACAGCGAGCAAGAGAAAGAAGATGAATCCGACCAAGAGGAGGAATCTGAAACAACGACAGCGACAGTTGCGACAACAGCAGCGACAGTAGCGACAGTAGCGACGACAGCAGTAGAAGGAATGGCGGCGAGCCAAactgagaaaaagagaggtCGAGGTCGCCCTCCAACGACCTATGAATACGTAGGGCTTGCCAAAGCCAAAAAGAGAGTTGCCGAATTGGAGCAGGAAGAGCTTGAGAGACGAGCGGAACTAGAACTCCTGGACAGCATGGCCCTCAAACGaaaggaggaagaagaaatgAGGAGCAAGCTACATCGAGGTATGGTGCAGGATATTCTCACTCAACCATCGAAAAGCAGTGAAAAACTACAGGACACCTGTGACAGGAGAATTCTCCTGACCTCAGTGGGAAATGCAGTGGGCACGATCAAAGAAGTTGCAGTCAAATCTGGCAATCTCAAGGGCACATATGTTAAAGCTCTAAGAATCGCGACCCAACAGATCTCAACGGCGATGGAGACTCTGGCCAATCTTACCGCCAGCGACGAAATCACTAGGCTCGAGAAAGAGAACAACCAGCTAAAAAAAGAGATGGAATCTCTACGAGAAGAAATGCGAGAACTTCGCGAGCAAGTCAAGGCGCAGAAGACAAGCAGCTTTGCCATAAAAGGCAGGAGTCCCTCTCCGTATGCAATGGAAGAGGACGTGTGTatggaagagagagaaagaaaaagagagtcaCGTCCACGCAGACTCTCTCTCCCACCCCCCCCAACCCCGCTACAGGGTGACTCCTCACAACCTTTGGCGAAGATGACGGGGGATATCATCAGACAGGTGGGAGAGATGATCAATGCGAGATTTGAGGCCATACAATCTCGCCTACTCCCAGAGGAGAAACTAAGACCACCCCTGGGAGTTAAAGGAGTCTCCAAGGGCCCACAGCCTCCTAAGGAAACGATCcagaagaaaaaggagaacCCGAAAAAGACCTCCAAGAAGAAAGCGGCAGATAAAAACAGTGGGGGACCCCCCACACCTGTAACTATGTCGCAAGAGGCCCCCGCCAGTAAAAACACCTCAAAAAAGGTCACTCCTGCGGTGACCTTCGTCGAGGTGCTTAAGAGAGGGAAGCACCTAAAGGTAAAGCCCGCCCTGACAGCGGAAAAAGGACAAGCCAGCAAACCGGCAACCAACAAAGGACCGGGCGGTGTCAAGCCAAAAGACAGAGACGGTGACGCGAgcgcgaagaagaaaaagacgaGAGCGCCGCGCCAAACTGCGGCGGTGGTACTAACCATCCCCCCGGAGACGGAGGAGAAACATTCCTGGGAGAAGATCCTCTCTGAAGCAAGGAAGAGGGTCCCTCTCAAGGAAATCGAGGTCGACTACTTAAGGAGCAGACCGACGAGAAGTGGAGGATACCTCATGGAGGTTCCAGGAGAAAGAAGCAACGCAAAGGCGGACAAATTGGCGGATCGACTGAGAGAAACGATCGGAGTCCAAATGAGGATCCAAATAAGCAGACCGGTTGCCCGATCCGAGCTGCGCATACAAGGAGTGGACATCTCGGTCACGGAAGAGGAATTAAAACTCGCCGTGGCCGAGGCCGGGGGCTGCCCCGAGCACGAGGTGCAGGTAGGCACCCGCAGAATTGTGGCATCACAGAAGGCCGGATACTGGCTCAGGTGCCCTGTGAAAGCCGCAGCCAAACTGGCGGCACTAGGGAAGTTAAGAGTGGGATGGACGATGGCAAAGATAGAGCCACTGAGAGCCCGCCCACTACAATGTTTCCGCTGCCTGGAGGCAGGACACACGAGGCAGCAGTGCACAGCGGAGGTGGACCGAAGCGATAGATGTTACCGTTGCGGGCAGGGGGGACACTTGGCGGCTGCATGTAACGCGGCCCCCAAGTGCCCCCTTTGTACAGATCTGGGACGGCCCAATAATCATAGGTTGGGGTCAAAAGTATGTGCCCCTCCCCCCAAAAGGGGGAGAGGTAATGCGAAAAGAAAAGGGGTAGGAGAGGAGAGAGTGGGTGGACAAGAGGCTCTACCCACTCCCTCCTCTGGGGTGGATACTCTCTCCCGCGTGTTGAATAGCGGCCTGGAGGAGGCCATGGACACGGCCTAAAAATGGCGGTCCATGGCGTCCTTCAGGCAAACCTCAACCGCTCCGCTGCGGCGCAGGACCTCTTTGTTCAGCGCCTGGTGGAGTGGAGAACTGGCCTGGCCATAGTGGCCGAGCCGTACGCGGTCCCGACCAGGTCGAACTGGATCGGGAGTGCGTGCGGCTTGGCGGCCATCGTAGGAGAAGGCGGCCGCGAGGCCCTTCCCCTCTCCAAAgcgggaggggggaggggctTTGCGATCGCAAGATGGGGGGAAATGTTAGTGGTGGGAGTGTACCTCTCGCCGAATCGGACGCTCGCCCTATTCGAGGGGGAACTGGGAGAGCTAGAGGCGGCGATTAGGCTGCTTCCGGCCCTCCCAATCATAGTGGCCGGGGATTTCAACGCCAAACACTCGGCGTGGGGATCTCCGGTCACGGACGCGAGGGGCGAGACGCTCGACCGGTGGGTGGCGGGGCTGGGCCTCGGCGTGATCAGCCGAGGATCGGCCCTCACCTGCGTCAGGCACAATGGGGGCTCGGTAATAGATGTGACGTTTGCATGCCCCCGCGCCTCGCGCATGGTGTCCGGGTGGGGCGTGATGGAGGAGGAGGAGACACTCTCCGATCATCGGTATGTGAGATTCGCGGTCTCCGATCCCTCCCTCGGAGCCCTGCTCGGACTGCCCACCGGCGGCGGGAGGGAGACTTCCACCAAATGGGCGCAGAGACGCCTAAACCGGGACCTGCTTATGGCAGCCGCTGTCGTGGAGGCTTGGGTCCTCGACGCTAGACCCAGGGTGTTAGAGGACGTCGACGAGGGGGCCGCCTGGCTCCGGGGGGCCATGGAGCGAATCTGTGACATGGCTATGCCCCGGATACGGGCGGCCCCCCGCCGACGGGGGGTGTACTGGTGGACGCCCGAGCTCTCACGGCTGAGAGAGGAGTGTAACCGGGCGCGCCGCCGGTACACCCATCGCCGTAGACGGCAGGATCGGGACGCGGATACGGCAGCGGCCCCGCTGTGGGAGTCTTACAATTTGGCTCGTAAGGCTCTTCAGCGGGCCATAAGGCAGGCCAAGGCTAGTGCCTGGGAGGAGCTCGTTGGGACGATCGACGAGGATCCGTGGGGGAGGCCGTATAAAATCGTTAGGAAAAAGTTGCGCGACAGTGGCCCCCCCACGACCGAGCGGTTGGATCCCCGGCTCCTGGGGGACATCGTTGCGGCCCTGTTCCCTCTGGGGCGGGACTGCGACGACCCCTCGGGAGTAGCCCCCGTCCGGGAGCCGAACAACTGGACGGAGGAGCTGGGGATCACGCCCGGCGAGCTCAAAGGGGCCGTCGACCGGATCAAGGCGAAGAAAACGGCGCCGGGTCCGGACGGCGTCCCCGCCAGGGCGCTGGCCTTGGCCTCAGGGGCCCTGGGAGACGGTCTGAGGCATCTGCTCAACAGATGCCTCGAGACCGGGCGATTTCCCCACGAGTGGAAGAGGGCCAGGCTAGTTCTGATCCCTAAGGAGGGTAGGCCCGCCGGGTCCCCCTCGGCATACCGCCccatttgtttattaaatgaagCGGGAAAGATGTTTGAGCGCATCATCGCGACGCGAATCAACGACTGCCTGTCGCGGGTGGGACCCGATCTGGCCGACTGCCAGTACGGATTCCGCGGGGGTCGCTCGACTATCGATGCGATTCAACGCGTAAGGACCTTCGCGGATGAAGCTGTTTCCCGGGGGATGGTGGTGATCGCGGTGTCCTTGGACATCGCCAATGCCTTCAACACCATCCCCTGGGAATGCATACGCCGGGCGCTCGTCTATCACCGGATGCCCGCGTATGTGCGGTCGGTCGTCGGGGACTACCTCAGCGACAGGTGGCTCACATACCCGGGAAAATACGGGGCGGAACACCGGAGGGGGGTTCGATGCGGGGTCCCGCAGGGATCGGTGCTGGGACCGATACTGTGGGACCTCGCATACGACGGAGTATTGCGGGCTGCCCTCCTGAGGGGGCTCGGTGTCGTCTGCTATGCGGACGACACCTTGCTCCTAGCGCGGGGGAGGGACTGGGGCGAGACGAGCAGGCTCGCCACAGCCGGGGTGGAACTCCTCGTGGGCAGGATCAGGGGGCTGGGTCTCAACGTGGCGCTGCGAAAGACCGAGGCGGTGTGGTTCGCGGGGCCGCGAGTGAGGGGACCGCCACGGGGGACCCGGCTCCTGATAGAGGGTACCGGGGTCGAGGTCCGGGCACAGATGAAGTATCTGGGCCTGGTCCTCGACAGCCGGTGGAGTTTCGAGCCGCACTTCACGCGCTTGGCCCCCCGAATAAGGGCCGCGGCCTTCTGCCTGCGGCGCCTCATGGTCAATCTCGGGGGGCCGGGGGAGGGAGCACGTCGCCTCTACAACGGGGCGGTCCAAAGTATGGCCCTATATGGGGACCCTATTTGGGCGGAGAAAATGGCGGCCAGTCGGCGCTGCCTGTCGATAATACGACAGACGCAGCGCTGCCTGGCCGTCGGTATAATAAGGGGGTACCGGACCGTCTCGTGGGAGGCGGCGTGTATAATCGCGGGATCGCTTCCGTGGACCCTCGCGGCGGCGATGTACTCGGACCTTTACTGGGACCGGGTGCGTCGCCGGCGGGAGGGACCTGGTGGGAAGATCGGAGCTGGCAACTCGCGAAGGGAGGAAGTGCGGCGGTTCCACACCCGGCGACGCTACATAGGAATCTGGGAGGGGGATGTCGTCCATACGACATCCAGATCAGGGGCGCGCGTCGCCGGGGCCATCCGCCCGGTGTTCAAAGACTGGGTGGATGGACGGCCGGGACAACTTACGTTTAGATTGGTGCAGGTGCTCACCGGACACGGATGTTTCGGGGAGTACCTGCACCGCATAGGGAGAGAGCCCACGGGGGGTTGTCACCATTGCGGGGGTACCGGGGACACGGCGGACCACATCCTGCTGGAATGCCCAGCATGGGATGGGGGACGCCGTGTCCTCCGGGACTCGCTCCATTTAGGGGAAGAGGAGGGGCTCTCCCTGTCGAGCATGGTACAACACATGCTCGACGGGGAGAGCGAGTGGCAGGCCGCGGTCTCCTTTTGCGAAGACGTAATGTCCGCAAAGGAGGCCgcggaaagggagagagaggtgGCGTCAGATGCCCCTCTCTCTCGGAGAAGGAGGGGGGGGAGCGAGGGGGAGGGCATACTTGTCCTCCATCCTCTAACCCCCCTATGTTGTCCCTTCTCCAGGGTCGGCAGAGGGGCCAGTGTGGGATTCACCGACCCCCCATTGCACGTTGA from Linepithema humile isolate Giens D197 chromosome 2, Lhum_UNIL_v1.0, whole genome shotgun sequence encodes:
- the LOC136997920 gene encoding uncharacterized protein PF3D7_1120000-like — protein: MGIPEIQNVEKKMKVNLEVIRRASTILSIKASSNEDPDYWKAKFYEMEKIAMEEKCKSNAYETELKEVKRTSTIKASYDIETSDALDDDLLRSASSHQETKSVSLRNREVVMDTNKRPEEEWNNSSRNKMDRLDMDLAMIRTLDKLGEGMSHLIRETRLLREDLGTPREVVGPVTSGTPVMAASGKKKRNINKLSDIEWEDNKSLKSGALRKANNNNNKKGNKTKNDNITRTEQGEDSATSTDLLQPKLRKEVVFVEDTRGRHLNKVNPSYLMTSVSEDEIINHNSRYEQGRLSVNNSVTKRSYKEVVESSPRRDPKRSVPRISEDESELTYSSLLSRAREKMSLSDLNISDTRLKRAANGGIILEIPGDDAGAKVDRLCDKLRALFVDDKGVFIRRPTKLTQLRVSGMDDSITVSEIKDHLSRIDSEQEKEDESDQEEESETTTATVATTAATVATVATTAVEGMAASQTEKKRGRGRPPTTYEYVGLAKAKKRVAELEQEELERRAELELLDSMALKRKEEEEMRSKLHRGMVQDILTQPSKSSEKLQDTCDRRILLTSVGNAVGTIKEVAVKSGNLKGTYVKALRIATQQISTAMETLANLTASDEITRLEKENNQLKKEMESLREEMRELREQVKAQKTSSFAIKGRSPSPYAMEEDVCMEERERKRESRPRRLSLPPPPTPLQGDSSQPLAKMTGDIIRQVGEMINARFEAIQSRLLPEEKLRPPLGVKGVSKGPQPPKETIQKKKENPKKTSKKKAADKNSGGPPTPVTMSQEAPASKNTSKKVTPAVTFVEVLKRGKHLKVKPALTAEKGQASKPATNKGPGGVKPKDRDGDASAKKKKTRAPRQTAAVVLTIPPETEEKHSWEKILSEARKRVPLKEIEVDYLRSRPTRSGGYLMEVPGERSNAKADKLADRLRETIGVQMRIQISRPVARSELRIQGVDISVTEEELKLAVAEAGGCPEHEVQVPCESRSQTGGTREVKSGMDDGKDRATESPPTTMFPLPGGRTHEAAVHSGGGPKR